One region of Brassica napus cultivar Da-Ae chromosome A10, Da-Ae, whole genome shotgun sequence genomic DNA includes:
- the LOC106418985 gene encoding nudix hydrolase 27, chloroplastic: protein MAVTASGFIGKSAISVRLDFYCKPAKFAYSKRPFSASKPLVVVRSVALSPPARTVESPPVGYRKNVGICLVSPCRKIFTASKIHVPDTWQMPQGGADEGEDLRNAAFRELREETGVTSAEFIAEIPNWLTYDFPRDVKDKLNRKWRTSYKGQAQKWFLFKFTGKEEEINLLGDGTAKPEFKVWSWMLPEQVIEHAVYFKRPVYEHVINQFNPYFVDEEEKDSMNSCKD from the exons ATGGCCGTTACGGCGTCTGGATTCATCGGCAAATCAGCAATCTCCGTTCGTCTAGATTTCTACTGTAAACCTGCCAAATTCGCATACTCGAAACGTCCCTTCTCTGCGTCGAAGCCTCTGGTGGTGGTTCGGTCCGTGGCCTTATCGCCGCCGGCGAGGACAGTTGAGTCGCCGCCGGTTGGTTACCGGAAAAACGTTGGCATTTGTCTCGTTAGTCCGTGTAGAAAG ATATTTACTGCATCGAAGATTCACGTTCCGGATACGTGGCAGATGCCTCAG GGAGGTGCTGATGAGGGAGAAGATCTGAGAAATGCTGCTTTTAGAGAGCTGAGAGAAGAAACAGGGGTTACCTCGGCTGAATTCATTGCGGAG ATACCAAACTGGCTGACCTATGATTTCCCCCGGGATGTGAAAGACAAACTGAACCGGAAATGGCGAACAAGTTACAAAGGCCAAGCTCAGAAATG GTTTCTTTTCAAGTTCACGGGCAAGGAGGAAGAGATAAATCTCCTTGGAGATGGGACTGCAAAACCAGAGTTTAAGGTGTGGTCGTGGATGCTTCCCGAACAAGTCATTGAGCAT GCTGTATATTTCAAGAGACCTGTCTACGAGCATGTCATAAATCAATTCAATCCGTACTTcgtggatgaagaagagaaggatTCCATGAACTCGTGCAAGGACTAA